The following are encoded in a window of Limibacter armeniacum genomic DNA:
- a CDS encoding phosphoadenylyl-sulfate reductase has translation MTYEFDKYIAEIKTQIEEYKARGLKLFSTSSFQPQSIVLLHIISQVDNAIPIYFLDTRYHFPETVAYRKQIEKQFGLNIVDLQSEIPKAEQVGKDGEPLYKTEPEKCCHINKVQPLEYVLQNNDVWINGVRRSQTANRAGMGKEGTAKHGVLRYHPILEWDSKMVFSYINKYKLPMHPLVREGYFSIGCLPCTAKADPSNPVWSDDRSGRWANSGKTECGLHTTLVEK, from the coding sequence ATGACTTACGAATTTGATAAATATATAGCGGAGATTAAAACTCAAATCGAAGAGTATAAGGCAAGAGGCTTGAAGCTTTTTTCAACTTCTTCTTTTCAGCCCCAGAGCATTGTTTTACTCCACATAATCAGTCAGGTAGATAATGCAATTCCAATTTACTTCTTGGATACGCGCTACCATTTTCCTGAAACTGTAGCTTACAGAAAGCAAATTGAGAAGCAGTTCGGGTTAAATATTGTGGACCTGCAATCAGAAATACCGAAAGCAGAGCAGGTTGGGAAAGATGGAGAACCACTGTATAAAACTGAACCTGAAAAATGTTGCCATATCAACAAGGTACAACCTTTAGAATATGTGCTGCAAAACAATGACGTTTGGATCAACGGAGTAAGGCGTTCACAGACTGCAAACCGTGCAGGTATGGGAAAAGAAGGTACTGCCAAGCACGGAGTGTTGCGTTACCACCCAATCTTGGAATGGGATTCTAAAATGGTATTCTCATACATCAATAAATATAAACTGCCAATGCACCCACTGGTAAGAGAAGGCTATTTCAGTATTGGCTGTTTACCATGTACAGCTAAGGCTGATCCATCCAATCCGGTATGGTCAGATGACCGCTCAGGACGATGGGCAAATTCAGGAAAAACAGAGTGTGGATTACATACTACATTGGTAGAAAAGTAA
- a CDS encoding M28 family peptidase, giving the protein MTAILSLLFAFIIFLLFLSLTIVWLTRPVFFIDKDSVSISSEEEKLKEHVHFLCNTPAPRNYQHPTSMQLVVQYIQDKFSEYGYQIIKQQYEADGMYYSNVIAFYGNEGSEERVVIGAHYDVFGDYPGADDNASGIAGLLEIARLLQKYQPKLPYAIELVAYANEERPFFKTDKMGSAIHAQSLLQEDTSIKVMVCLEMIGYFSDEINSQGYPLPFMDLLYPNRGNYISLVGSFGNHMTIGQFKSRMKEASSLPVYSINAPTGIKGLDSSDHRNYWDVGYNAIMVTNTSYYRNPNYHTADDTPDTLDYERMKHTVDGVYWAVINL; this is encoded by the coding sequence ATGACCGCGATCCTCTCACTGCTATTTGCTTTCATCATTTTCCTACTGTTTTTAAGCCTTACAATTGTTTGGCTTACACGCCCCGTCTTCTTTATAGACAAAGACTCTGTGAGTATTTCCTCAGAGGAAGAGAAGTTAAAGGAGCATGTCCATTTCTTATGTAATACCCCTGCTCCACGCAATTACCAGCACCCTACCTCAATGCAATTGGTGGTACAATATATTCAAGATAAGTTTTCAGAATATGGCTACCAAATCATCAAACAGCAATATGAAGCTGATGGGATGTATTACTCAAATGTCATCGCATTTTATGGAAATGAAGGAAGTGAGGAGAGGGTTGTTATTGGCGCTCACTATGATGTATTCGGGGATTATCCGGGAGCAGATGACAATGCGAGCGGCATAGCTGGGTTACTTGAAATTGCCAGATTACTGCAAAAGTATCAGCCCAAGCTTCCATACGCAATTGAGCTTGTCGCTTACGCCAATGAGGAACGGCCTTTCTTCAAAACCGATAAAATGGGAAGTGCTATACATGCTCAAAGCCTTCTTCAGGAAGACACTTCTATCAAAGTAATGGTCTGCCTTGAAATGATCGGCTATTTCTCGGACGAAATTAACTCCCAAGGGTACCCACTTCCTTTTATGGACTTACTATATCCTAACAGAGGGAATTATATCAGTCTGGTAGGGAGTTTTGGTAACCATATGACCATAGGGCAATTTAAGTCCAGAATGAAAGAAGCCAGTTCTCTCCCAGTGTATTCCATCAATGCTCCAACAGGTATCAAAGGGCTCGATTCCTCAGATCACCGAAACTATTGGGATGTTGGGTACAATGCCATCATGGTTACGAACACCTCCTACTACCGAAACCCTAACTACCATACAGCTGACGATACTCCAGACACTTTAGACTATGAAAGAATGAAGCACACCGTAGATGGCGTTTATTGGGCAGTAATCAACCTATAA
- the rpoN gene encoding RNA polymerase factor sigma-54, whose amino-acid sequence MQKLNLTQGLQQKLSPQQIQFIKLLQIPTVELASRIEEELEINPALEEGRDDELERPTNEEESMDSEYDDMPESHEEDISLDDYVNDDEVFGYKMQGDGPSVEEEREMPIPMVQSLTDQLVDQLGFLQLDDRQHIIGMQLIGSIDNDGYIRRDLEAIVNDLAFSLNIETDVDELDELLKRIQHSFDPPGIAARDLQECLELQLLRKDNNDPEIVNARKVVVLCFEEFKKKHYKKIQKKLGLNDDDLREAINHIIKLNPKPGGFTSTYARVQYLTPDFIIREINGALQVTLNAKNAPELRVSRSYAEMIDTYEKSKKKDKSIKQTVRFVKQKLDAAKWFIDAIKQRQETLLKTMNAIVEHQYDFFITGDEGKLKPMILKDIAQRIGMDISTVSRVANSKAVQTDFGIYPLKYFFSESITTESGEDVSSKEVKHVLKTIIDGEDKAKPLSDDKLEKLLKIKGYNIARRTVAKYREQLNIPVARLRKEL is encoded by the coding sequence ATGCAAAAACTGAACCTTACACAAGGGCTACAACAGAAGCTCTCGCCTCAACAGATCCAGTTTATCAAACTGTTGCAAATACCTACAGTAGAACTGGCTTCTAGAATTGAGGAAGAGCTTGAAATAAACCCTGCATTGGAAGAAGGTCGTGATGATGAATTGGAAAGACCCACCAATGAAGAGGAAAGCATGGATTCCGAGTATGATGATATGCCTGAAAGTCATGAAGAGGATATCAGCTTGGACGATTATGTAAATGATGACGAGGTTTTTGGATATAAAATGCAAGGTGACGGTCCGTCTGTCGAAGAAGAACGAGAAATGCCGATCCCAATGGTGCAGTCACTGACTGACCAGCTAGTGGATCAGTTGGGCTTTCTTCAGTTAGACGATCGTCAGCACATTATAGGCATGCAACTGATTGGCAGCATTGATAATGACGGCTACATCCGAAGGGACCTTGAAGCCATTGTCAATGATTTAGCCTTTTCACTTAACATTGAAACGGATGTCGATGAGTTGGATGAGCTCCTTAAGCGCATTCAGCACTCTTTTGACCCTCCTGGTATTGCTGCTCGTGACTTACAGGAGTGTCTGGAACTGCAACTATTAAGGAAGGACAATAACGATCCTGAAATCGTCAACGCACGCAAAGTAGTTGTTCTCTGCTTTGAAGAATTCAAAAAGAAGCATTACAAAAAGATCCAGAAAAAACTTGGTTTAAATGATGATGATCTGCGAGAGGCGATCAATCATATTATCAAGCTTAACCCAAAGCCTGGTGGATTTACAAGTACTTACGCCAGAGTTCAGTACTTGACACCTGACTTTATCATACGAGAGATCAATGGAGCTCTTCAGGTCACACTGAACGCCAAAAATGCTCCTGAACTGAGAGTCAGCCGCTCATATGCGGAAATGATCGATACTTACGAGAAAAGCAAGAAGAAAGATAAAAGCATTAAACAAACCGTTAGGTTCGTTAAACAGAAACTTGATGCAGCCAAATGGTTTATTGATGCGATCAAACAGAGACAGGAAACACTTCTCAAAACGATGAATGCTATCGTTGAGCATCAATATGATTTCTTTATTACAGGTGATGAAGGCAAACTGAAGCCTATGATCCTGAAAGATATCGCACAAAGAATTGGTATGGATATCTCAACGGTTTCCAGAGTTGCAAACAGTAAGGCTGTACAGACTGATTTTGGCATCTATCCTTTGAAGTATTTCTTCTCTGAAAGTATCACAACAGAAAGTGGTGAGGATGTCAGCAGTAAAGAAGTCAAACATGTACTGAAGACAATCATTGACGGTGAGGACAAAGCCAAGCCACTTTCAGATGACAAACTGGAAAAACTACTGAAGATCAAAGGGTATAATATTGCCCGAAGGACTGTTGCTAAATATCGAGAGCAACTGAACATACCAGTAGCCAGACTACGAAAAGAACTTTAA